One candidate division WOR-3 bacterium DNA window includes the following coding sequences:
- the dnaE gene encoding DNA polymerase III subunit alpha, with product MVKDFVHLHVHSDYSFLDGAASITKLVKKASFLGMKALALTDHGNMSGAVEFYKKCKKASVKPIIGMEAYIDPAGIRAKSKVSDFRHLTLLCKNEAGYKNLVKLSSLGFIEGYFWGRARQDIDILGSYSEGLIALGGCMSGEIPRRLLAGDEKGAEKFAGILSEIFHGDFYLELMDIGLPQNDSLNRAQIELAKKAGIGVVATNDVHFIDKQDHLAHEALLCINTKKTFTDEDRMTSPKGIYFKSQAEMYESFREVPEALENTVKIAEKCVFEMTLDPNSPRLPDFDIPPGFKRPEEYLKHLTWEGAKQKFKGGMTEKIVSRIEEELSVIEQTGYAGYFLIIADIVREAKKNKIRVGPGRGSAVGSMVLYCLDIVTINPMEYSLLFERFLNPERVTAPDIDLDFADDRRNEVIEYMVRRFGRDAVCYIGTAASLGARQVVRDVAKVLGLTPKEIDELSSNMPETYFIDKPSEDSRSDVEWVYENNLNGFREKVDSDARLVKLVQIASKLEGLKRQPGIHAAGFIIAPGNLTDFVPLRKDKFGQIVCQYDMDSITDVGLIKVDILGLTALTTIDKTVDLIEKSRNNPVDMEKISLEDKKTFKLLSSGQTKGIFQLESKGMKNLCVQLKPESIQEVIAIISLYRPGPMDHIDKFIARKNRKEKTDFLHECLKPILEETYGIPIYQEQVMQITSAVAGYNLGKADILRRAMGKKKKEVMESEKENFFNGARERGIDKKTAQKIWEMIEPFAGYGFNKSHGAGYAFLAYYTAYLKTHYPVEFITATLTTEISNTDKIAEFVEEARRLKINILPPQVNYSEVAFSVENKYIRYALGAIKNVGEKAANEIVHEREERGLFKDFDDFLNRINFDSATKRTVEYLVKAGAFDDLDPDRKKLLDYFDKGIEKAASKKKHKLMGQIELFGNGELDRHEIDSISVDPWSYREKVDAEQEAFGFKIDAYPLEEYKKFINFKGLCEICELPNVKDENCYAAGMLIKVENGKESLNLTLEDKNTVMEVVLVNPDSKIHSGFLSRKYIGKIIAVRGVTKKVDGKKILYADEAKPIDDAISQSKKFLQIEIKEEDMKDSVLNNIKEAIDLHNGECEVFFLLRERNRKIKIKSGLSVCFDRSLVNELENIVDYRGKVKYVAEISC from the coding sequence TTGGTCAAAGATTTTGTCCATCTCCACGTCCACTCGGATTACAGTTTTTTAGACGGAGCCGCATCTATAACAAAACTGGTAAAAAAGGCCTCGTTTCTCGGGATGAAGGCTTTGGCTCTGACCGACCATGGGAATATGTCAGGAGCGGTTGAGTTTTACAAAAAGTGCAAAAAAGCCAGCGTAAAACCGATAATAGGGATGGAAGCTTACATTGATCCTGCTGGGATTAGGGCAAAAAGCAAAGTTTCGGATTTCAGGCACCTCACCCTTCTTTGCAAGAATGAAGCAGGGTATAAAAACCTCGTCAAGCTCTCTTCGCTAGGCTTTATCGAAGGGTATTTCTGGGGCAGAGCAAGGCAAGATATTGATATCCTCGGCAGCTATTCCGAAGGGTTGATAGCGCTTGGAGGATGCATGAGCGGGGAGATACCCAGAAGACTTTTGGCTGGAGACGAAAAGGGAGCCGAAAAATTCGCCGGAATACTCTCTGAAATTTTTCATGGCGATTTCTATCTCGAACTCATGGATATAGGCCTTCCTCAAAACGATTCGCTCAACAGAGCTCAAATTGAACTTGCCAAGAAAGCCGGAATAGGAGTTGTCGCCACAAATGATGTCCATTTTATTGATAAACAGGATCATTTGGCTCATGAAGCTCTTTTGTGCATAAACACGAAGAAGACATTCACTGATGAAGACAGAATGACGAGCCCGAAAGGGATATATTTCAAATCACAAGCAGAAATGTACGAAAGTTTTCGTGAAGTGCCGGAGGCGTTGGAAAACACCGTTAAAATTGCCGAAAAATGCGTTTTTGAGATGACGCTTGACCCAAATTCTCCGAGACTGCCTGATTTTGACATACCCCCGGGGTTTAAAAGACCGGAGGAATACTTGAAACATCTGACATGGGAAGGGGCGAAGCAAAAATTTAAAGGGGGTATGACAGAGAAAATTGTTTCGAGAATAGAAGAAGAATTGAGTGTAATTGAACAGACTGGATACGCTGGTTATTTTCTAATAATTGCGGATATAGTCAGAGAAGCGAAAAAAAACAAGATCCGAGTCGGACCGGGAAGAGGATCGGCTGTCGGCAGCATGGTCCTTTACTGTCTCGACATAGTGACGATAAATCCGATGGAATATTCTCTTCTTTTCGAACGGTTTTTGAACCCCGAAAGGGTGACGGCTCCAGATATCGACCTCGACTTTGCCGACGACAGGAGAAACGAAGTAATAGAATACATGGTGAGAAGATTCGGAAGAGACGCTGTTTGCTACATAGGTACCGCCGCGAGTCTTGGAGCAAGACAAGTTGTCAGAGACGTCGCCAAAGTTCTCGGTCTCACCCCAAAAGAAATAGATGAATTGTCCTCGAATATGCCTGAAACTTACTTCATCGACAAACCTTCGGAAGATTCAAGATCTGATGTCGAATGGGTTTATGAAAACAATTTAAACGGATTCAGAGAAAAAGTCGATTCTGACGCAAGACTTGTAAAACTCGTCCAAATTGCTTCTAAGCTCGAAGGTCTGAAAAGACAACCCGGGATTCACGCCGCCGGATTCATCATAGCGCCAGGAAACCTCACCGATTTTGTCCCTCTAAGAAAAGACAAATTCGGTCAAATAGTATGCCAGTATGACATGGATTCAATTACCGATGTTGGACTCATAAAAGTAGATATTCTCGGCCTCACAGCTCTGACGACAATAGACAAGACGGTTGATCTCATCGAAAAGTCGAGAAACAACCCTGTCGATATGGAAAAGATTTCTCTAGAAGACAAAAAGACTTTTAAACTGCTTTCTTCCGGTCAGACGAAGGGCATTTTTCAACTTGAATCGAAAGGTATGAAAAATCTCTGCGTTCAACTCAAGCCGGAATCCATACAGGAAGTAATTGCTATAATATCTCTCTACAGACCGGGTCCGATGGATCACATAGACAAATTCATTGCGAGAAAAAACAGAAAAGAGAAAACCGATTTTTTGCACGAATGCCTTAAACCTATTCTCGAAGAGACATACGGGATACCGATATATCAGGAACAGGTGATGCAGATTACAAGCGCGGTCGCGGGTTACAACCTCGGAAAAGCCGACATTCTAAGAAGAGCTATGGGAAAGAAAAAAAAGGAAGTGATGGAAAGCGAAAAGGAAAATTTTTTTAATGGAGCCCGTGAAAGGGGAATAGACAAAAAAACAGCGCAGAAAATTTGGGAAATGATAGAACCTTTCGCCGGGTACGGCTTCAATAAATCCCATGGAGCAGGATACGCTTTTTTAGCCTATTACACTGCATATCTCAAAACGCACTATCCTGTCGAATTCATTACAGCGACCTTGACAACGGAGATTTCAAACACCGACAAAATTGCCGAATTCGTCGAAGAAGCGAGGCGTTTGAAGATAAATATACTCCCGCCTCAGGTTAATTATTCCGAGGTCGCCTTCTCCGTTGAAAACAAGTACATCAGGTACGCCCTCGGAGCGATAAAAAATGTAGGTGAAAAGGCTGCGAACGAGATAGTCCATGAGAGGGAGGAGAGAGGGCTGTTCAAAGATTTTGACGATTTTTTAAACAGGATAAATTTCGATTCCGCAACCAAAAGAACTGTGGAGTATCTAGTAAAAGCAGGGGCTTTTGACGATTTAGATCCGGACAGAAAAAAGCTTCTCGACTACTTCGACAAAGGAATTGAAAAAGCGGCTTCTAAGAAAAAACACAAGCTTATGGGGCAGATAGAACTCTTCGGCAACGGAGAACTCGACCGGCATGAAATTGACAGTATCTCTGTGGACCCATGGTCTTACAGGGAAAAGGTGGATGCGGAGCAGGAGGCTTTCGGGTTTAAAATTGACGCCTACCCACTCGAAGAATACAAAAAATTCATAAATTTCAAAGGACTCTGCGAAATATGTGAACTGCCCAACGTCAAGGATGAAAATTGCTATGCCGCCGGAATGCTAATAAAAGTCGAGAATGGAAAAGAAAGCCTCAATTTGACCCTTGAGGACAAGAATACTGTTATGGAAGTCGTTTTAGTCAATCCCGACAGCAAGATTCATTCTGGTTTTTTGTCGAGAAAATATATAGGGAAGATAATCGCCGTAAGGGGTGTGACAAAAAAAGTCGACGGAAAAAAAATT
- a CDS encoding CBS domain-containing protein, whose product MDGKTTRRKKIIEFIRELIKNRKENKQKEAETIIEQGKESGIISEAEADILKGVIYLTSTRVEEIMVPRVETVFLPATAIVEEIIENYTLHRFGKIPLYGNNIDDVVGILKVKDVIPFLHEIMEVPYKAIDFALLPHFIPESKTVLETIKDLQERHLSIAMVVDEYGGVCGIVTLEDLIEEIIGEIEDSREGEEDDYIEQEDGWYLVNARMEFSDFNELLGLNLESEDYNTVGGFVLDNQEKIPKKGDEFSAHGLDFEVVEATRQKIIKLRVRKK is encoded by the coding sequence ATGGACGGAAAAACAACAAGGCGGAAAAAAATCATTGAATTCATAAGAGAACTGATAAAAAACAGAAAAGAGAACAAACAAAAAGAAGCCGAAACAATAATTGAACAGGGGAAAGAATCAGGTATAATTTCTGAAGCCGAAGCCGACATACTAAAAGGGGTCATATACCTCACTAGCACAAGAGTTGAAGAGATTATGGTTCCGAGGGTTGAGACTGTTTTTTTGCCGGCAACAGCCATTGTTGAAGAGATTATTGAAAACTACACTCTTCACCGATTTGGGAAAATTCCTCTCTACGGTAACAACATTGACGATGTCGTTGGGATTTTAAAGGTAAAAGACGTTATACCATTTCTCCACGAGATAATGGAAGTTCCTTACAAAGCGATAGACTTCGCTCTTTTGCCTCATTTTATCCCTGAGAGCAAAACAGTCCTCGAGACTATTAAAGACCTACAGGAAAGGCATCTCTCCATTGCGATGGTCGTCGACGAATACGGCGGTGTATGCGGCATTGTCACTCTCGAAGACCTCATAGAAGAAATTATTGGAGAAATCGAGGATTCGAGGGAAGGGGAAGAAGATGACTACATAGAGCAGGAAGATGGGTGGTATCTTGTAAACGCGAGGATGGAATTCTCCGATTTCAACGAACTACTGGGTTTGAATCTCGAATCGGAGGACTACAACACGGTGGGCGGATTTGTCCTCGACAACCAGGAGAAAATCCCCAAAAAAGGGGATGAATTTTCAGCTCATGGACTGGATTTTGAAGTTGTCGAAGCCACAAGGCAAAAAATTATCAAACTCAGGGTCAGGAAGAAATAG
- a CDS encoding DUF502 domain-containing protein — protein sequence MEDKDDLPHPGLGFKSKIRNIFVTGIVTVLPLGLTLIAFKFIIELGGNVLKPFADYLNLPEIVEDIIGFSILVGFVFLIGAVARTFLGKMLINWTHSVMTKLPLVKIVYNGVKELTETFFLDKRAFQKVVMIEYPRTGCWSLGFLTNTESWVEKTCAEGNGTKLSSVFIPTTPNPTSGFYLLLPEKEIKMTDLTIEEGLRIIVSGGIITPKKIVKIREG from the coding sequence ATGGAAGACAAAGACGACCTGCCTCACCCTGGGCTGGGGTTTAAATCCAAGATAAGAAACATCTTTGTGACCGGAATTGTGACTGTTTTGCCGTTGGGCTTAACCCTGATAGCGTTCAAATTCATAATTGAATTGGGCGGAAATGTCCTGAAACCTTTCGCCGATTATTTGAACTTACCCGAAATTGTTGAAGATATTATCGGTTTTTCCATATTGGTCGGATTCGTTTTTTTGATAGGTGCGGTGGCGAGAACTTTTTTAGGTAAAATGTTGATTAACTGGACACATTCGGTTATGACTAAACTCCCTCTTGTCAAGATAGTCTACAACGGTGTCAAAGAACTCACGGAGACTTTTTTTCTCGATAAAAGGGCTTTTCAAAAAGTTGTCATGATTGAATATCCAAGAACCGGATGTTGGTCACTCGGATTTTTGACCAACACAGAATCATGGGTTGAAAAAACTTGCGCGGAGGGGAATGGCACAAAACTGAGTTCAGTTTTTATTCCGACGACTCCCAACCCGACATCGGGGTTTTATTTGCTTTTACCGGAGAAGGAGATAAAAATGACGGATCTGACCATAGAAGAGGGGTTGAGGATTATAGTGTCAGGTGGCATAATTACGCCGAAAAAAATAGTAAAAATAAGAGAGGGATAA
- a CDS encoding response regulator, whose product MSKVLIVDDEALFLKSLSDGLKISKKMKGAEIITAENGRVAIGILEKNQDIDLVITDLRMPEVDGFKLIAHMSRKFSAIPIIVMTAFGTSDIEKKVKSSGILHYIEKPIDFEQLLKIITSELSVRKRGTLKGINLSTFLQIVGMEKMTCALAVSSGDKRGGLSLRAGEIIDANTKYKKGLEAALDVVTWENVTIDIGDLGEGVEDKVSMTLENLLLEAFKRKDEVADMVNAFENLDLEKEDNMDVQGLNKAVEVLKKDVGDGLLATDIFTAEDGQSVAGFNTQPAASAMFNQMTNYLKKALQESKFPPLGKYYLIDLVDDKMVVVIPMGDFMWGMLLDSKKAPMGLLLNVIMPKALSGFEEALIG is encoded by the coding sequence ATGAGTAAAGTTTTGATTGTCGACGACGAGGCGCTTTTTCTTAAAAGCCTATCTGACGGTTTGAAGATAAGCAAGAAAATGAAAGGCGCGGAGATAATAACGGCCGAAAATGGGAGGGTCGCCATAGGTATTCTTGAGAAGAACCAGGACATAGACCTCGTCATAACGGACCTGAGGATGCCTGAGGTAGACGGTTTCAAATTGATAGCCCACATGAGCAGGAAATTTTCAGCTATTCCTATAATCGTCATGACGGCATTCGGGACAAGCGACATAGAAAAGAAGGTGAAGAGCAGCGGGATACTACATTACATAGAGAAGCCGATCGATTTCGAGCAGCTTCTGAAGATAATCACATCAGAGCTGTCGGTGAGGAAAAGAGGGACTTTGAAAGGCATCAATTTGTCGACTTTTCTTCAGATTGTGGGCATGGAGAAGATGACCTGCGCTTTGGCGGTGTCTTCCGGCGACAAGAGGGGAGGGTTGTCGTTGCGGGCGGGGGAGATAATAGACGCGAACACAAAATACAAAAAAGGTCTCGAAGCGGCTCTGGATGTAGTGACGTGGGAGAACGTGACAATAGACATCGGTGACCTGGGCGAAGGGGTCGAAGACAAAGTGTCAATGACTCTTGAGAACCTGTTGCTCGAGGCTTTCAAGAGAAAAGACGAAGTTGCTGACATGGTGAACGCTTTTGAAAATTTAGACTTGGAAAAGGAGGATAACATGGATGTTCAAGGTTTGAACAAAGCTGTAGAAGTTCTGAAAAAGGATGTCGGAGATGGTTTGTTGGCGACAGATATTTTCACGGCAGAAGACGGACAGTCTGTAGCGGGATTTAACACCCAACCTGCCGCAAGCGCTATGTTCAATCAGATGACAAACTATTTAAAAAAGGCCCTTCAAGAATCCAAATTTCCCCCTCTGGGAAAATACTACTTAATAGATTTGGTCGACGACAAAATGGTTGTCGTCATACCAATGGGGGATTTCATGTGGGGAATGCTTTTAGATTCGAAAAAAGCGCCGATGGGTCTTTTACTCAATGTCATAATGCCTAAAGCGCTTTCGGGTTTCGAAGAAGCCTTAATCGGCTGA
- a CDS encoding sigma-54-dependent Fis family transcriptional regulator, whose product MLLKDKSLLVIDDDEIFSSTLSDLFSGRGMRVFTAETGGKGLEICSKEAVDVVVLDQKLPDVEGYKICEKILGYNDKAKIIFSTAFPSFDNAVKAIEVGAFWYLSKPFNLEELILVVERSLKHIDLERGIEDLRYLKQKEEDDLVFAGSSEVKTKIEELADFAAKSDSPVLITGETGTGKTLLAKTIHKKSRKKGPFVSVNCSALPESLVEAELFGYKKGAFTGAEGDKKGLFEVADQGTLLLDEIGEMPLTLQSKLLGVLEEKKFRRLGDVVMRKTDARIIAATNSDIDANQEVNLFRKDLYYRLNVIRIEIPPLRERRQDIRDLALYFLNSIDGGKELKIPESEIQILMAYGWNGNAREMRNIIERAVILATGDEIFPSKMLLLGIEKKFGIPEMSRQKTVKLIDVETEHIKSVLEENRGNLAKTARDLGISLSTLKRKLRGYKCQ is encoded by the coding sequence ATGCTGCTGAAAGACAAAAGCCTGCTCGTCATAGACGACGATGAGATTTTTTCTTCGACCCTTTCCGATCTTTTCAGCGGCAGAGGGATGAGAGTATTCACCGCTGAAACAGGCGGAAAAGGCCTTGAGATATGTTCAAAAGAAGCTGTTGATGTAGTGGTTTTAGACCAGAAACTCCCTGATGTAGAGGGATATAAAATATGCGAAAAAATACTCGGTTACAACGATAAGGCGAAAATAATATTTTCGACAGCTTTCCCGAGTTTCGATAATGCTGTCAAAGCCATAGAAGTCGGTGCTTTCTGGTATTTGTCCAAACCTTTCAACTTGGAAGAATTGATCCTCGTCGTTGAAAGAAGCCTTAAACACATCGACCTCGAAAGAGGGATTGAAGACTTGAGGTACTTAAAGCAGAAGGAAGAGGATGATCTTGTCTTTGCAGGTTCATCGGAGGTTAAAACAAAAATTGAGGAACTGGCAGATTTTGCAGCAAAATCAGATTCTCCCGTTCTGATTACAGGCGAGACAGGAACCGGTAAGACGCTATTGGCAAAAACAATACACAAAAAAAGCAGAAAGAAAGGACCTTTTGTCAGCGTCAACTGTTCGGCTCTGCCGGAAAGCCTTGTGGAAGCGGAGCTTTTTGGATATAAGAAAGGGGCTTTCACGGGAGCCGAAGGGGATAAAAAAGGGCTTTTTGAAGTCGCGGATCAAGGGACACTTCTTCTCGATGAAATTGGAGAGATGCCCCTGACGCTTCAATCGAAACTTTTAGGGGTTCTCGAGGAAAAAAAATTCAGACGGCTCGGTGACGTCGTTATGAGAAAAACCGACGCGAGAATTATCGCAGCGACAAATTCGGACATAGACGCGAACCAGGAAGTTAACCTCTTTAGAAAAGACCTCTATTACAGGCTGAATGTCATTAGAATCGAAATACCACCTCTCAGAGAGAGAAGGCAGGATATAAGAGACCTGGCGCTGTATTTTTTAAACAGTATTGACGGCGGTAAAGAACTGAAAATCCCTGAAAGCGAAATCCAAATACTCATGGCTTACGGGTGGAATGGAAACGCGAGAGAAATGAGGAATATAATAGAAAGGGCTGTCATTTTGGCGACTGGCGACGAGATATTTCCTTCGAAGATGCTGTTGCTGGGTATCGAAAAAAAATTTGGAATCCCCGAGATGTCAAGACAAAAAACCGTTAAGCTCATAGATGTGGAGACCGAGCATATAAAAAGCGTTTTGGAAGAAAACAGAGGAAATTTAGCCAAGACCGCGAGAGACCTTGGAATTTCTCTTTCCACCCTCAAGAGAAAACTGCGTGGTTATAAATGTCAGTAA
- a CDS encoding HAMP domain-containing histidine kinase: MDLEKIECVEIIEKIETGFILIDAEKRKTLFVNNFALNILQTSSCDEILEILGISGKNLLWPEKRQREIRYGEKTLGYSIYSTPKGNAAILVNDITEKERLQKIAEASATMDNIGYIFSGFSHEVGNPLNSIKTMASVLRENIQNFPEKKTLEYLESVLTEINRIEYLLRMFKVFNAHEDIKMKTFSLRSFFEKFSKLIITDMTKRRIGFSIKYTEPFIFAKADERALQQVLLNVITNAMDAVEGSQDPKIEIEVSLSESGVFLKITDNGIGISEDLSEKIFFPFYTIKPKGTGMGLTIVKNLLFKMGGSIQIRSGKKGTEALIQLTEGE, translated from the coding sequence TTGGATTTAGAAAAGATCGAATGCGTCGAGATCATCGAAAAGATTGAAACAGGTTTTATCCTGATAGACGCGGAGAAAAGAAAGACTCTTTTCGTAAACAATTTCGCGCTAAATATCCTTCAGACATCTTCCTGTGATGAAATTTTAGAGATTCTCGGCATCAGCGGGAAAAACCTTCTGTGGCCGGAGAAAAGACAGAGAGAAATCCGTTACGGAGAAAAGACCCTCGGCTATTCTATATACTCGACGCCGAAGGGAAACGCGGCAATACTTGTCAACGATATCACCGAGAAAGAAAGACTTCAAAAGATAGCCGAAGCATCCGCGACCATGGACAACATAGGATATATTTTCTCGGGCTTTTCTCATGAAGTGGGAAACCCTCTCAATTCTATAAAGACGATGGCCAGTGTTCTAAGAGAAAACATTCAGAATTTCCCGGAAAAAAAAACATTGGAGTATCTCGAAAGCGTCTTGACCGAGATTAACAGAATTGAGTATCTGTTGAGGATGTTTAAAGTCTTCAACGCCCATGAGGACATCAAGATGAAGACTTTCAGTTTGAGGTCATTTTTTGAAAAGTTTTCCAAGTTGATTATCACAGACATGACCAAGAGACGGATAGGCTTCAGCATTAAATACACCGAACCGTTTATTTTCGCAAAAGCTGACGAAAGAGCCCTGCAGCAGGTCCTCTTGAACGTGATAACTAACGCGATGGATGCCGTAGAAGGCTCCCAGGACCCGAAAATTGAAATTGAAGTGTCGCTCTCTGAGTCAGGGGTATTTCTGAAAATTACAGACAACGGAATAGGAATTTCAGAAGATTTAAGCGAAAAGATATTTTTTCCTTTTTACACCATAAAACCCAAAGGCACCGGCATGGGTTTGACAATAGTAAAAAACCTCCTGTTCAAAATGGGAGGTTCAATCCAAATAAGGAGCGGGAAAAAGGGGACTGAAGCGCTGATACAACTCACCGAGGGTGAATAG
- the ndk gene encoding nucleoside-diphosphate kinase, producing MKRTLVIIKPNALQRELIGEIISRFEKRGLKIVAMKLTVITKEKAQEHYKEHQGKDFYDSLVEFITSGPSVVMVLEGENVIEVVRMMCGATDPMKADSGTIRGDFGMRIRQNIIHASDSDRSASREIGIFFDEDEIIEYSLATRSWI from the coding sequence TTGAAGAGGACGCTTGTGATAATCAAACCTAATGCTTTACAGAGAGAACTTATCGGCGAGATAATATCAAGGTTTGAAAAAAGAGGACTGAAAATAGTCGCAATGAAACTCACTGTCATAACCAAAGAAAAAGCTCAGGAGCATTACAAAGAACATCAGGGGAAGGATTTTTACGATTCTCTAGTCGAATTTATCACCTCCGGACCTTCGGTTGTCATGGTCCTGGAGGGAGAAAACGTGATAGAAGTGGTGAGAATGATGTGCGGGGCAACCGACCCGATGAAGGCTGATTCTGGGACCATAAGGGGAGATTTCGGAATGAGGATAAGGCAGAATATCATTCACGCTTCTGATTCCGACAGATCAGCTTCGCGCGAAATAGGAATATTTTTCGATGAAGATGAAATCATCGAATATTCTCTCGCCACGCGCTCTTGGATATAG
- a CDS encoding amidohydrolase produces MKSYISENFKNHLIQLRRHFHMNPELSWKEVETAGFISKYLIEREFKVENNFVSTSVAGYKSYGEGPCVVLRADMDALPIQEKTGASYSSKNDNVMHACGHDGHMAMLLGVADILARKDLGLRGSVLLVFQPAEEGGAGGQKVVESGILEKYKAKEAYSIHLYSGVETGTLICPSGEFLASADEFEIIISGKGSHGAQPHLGDDPIVAASNIVLALQSVVSRNTDPLESSVVTVGQFKAGDAHNIIPELAVLSGTFRAFNESTRDMILKRVRELTENIGRAYRVKTLFKLFASYPPTVNHTENSEYFRNAALRTDGIKKVVSDKKLAVAEDFSFYLQKYPGAMSFLGSGNKDKAASHPHHSPYFDIDEDALTLGVGMFLNLLKERLGG; encoded by the coding sequence ATGAAATCTTATATTTCTGAAAATTTTAAAAACCACTTGATCCAACTGAGAAGGCACTTTCACATGAATCCCGAGTTGTCGTGGAAGGAAGTTGAGACGGCCGGTTTTATTTCGAAGTATTTGATAGAAAGAGAATTCAAGGTAGAAAATAATTTCGTGTCTACGTCTGTCGCGGGATACAAAAGTTACGGAGAAGGACCTTGTGTTGTTCTGAGGGCGGATATGGATGCCCTTCCAATTCAAGAGAAGACCGGCGCTTCGTATTCTTCCAAAAACGACAACGTCATGCATGCTTGCGGACACGACGGGCATATGGCTATGCTGCTGGGAGTAGCGGATATACTGGCCCGGAAAGACCTTGGCTTAAGAGGTTCGGTTCTTCTGGTTTTTCAGCCTGCCGAAGAAGGCGGAGCCGGAGGTCAAAAAGTGGTCGAAAGCGGAATTCTCGAAAAATACAAAGCAAAAGAAGCTTACAGCATACATCTTTATTCTGGTGTGGAAACAGGAACTCTTATCTGTCCGTCAGGAGAATTTTTAGCTTCCGCGGACGAATTCGAGATAATCATCAGTGGAAAAGGATCTCATGGAGCTCAACCTCACCTCGGGGACGACCCCATTGTAGCCGCTTCCAATATAGTCCTCGCGTTGCAGTCTGTCGTAAGCAGAAACACTGATCCTTTGGAGAGCTCGGTCGTAACAGTTGGTCAGTTTAAGGCGGGAGATGCCCACAACATCATCCCTGAATTGGCTGTTTTGAGCGGAACATTCAGAGCTTTCAACGAATCGACAAGAGACATGATCCTGAAAAGAGTAAGAGAATTGACGGAGAATATCGGACGTGCTTACAGAGTCAAAACCCTTTTCAAACTTTTTGCGAGCTACCCTCCGACGGTCAACCATACGGAAAATTCCGAGTATTTTCGAAACGCGGCGCTTAGAACCGATGGTATTAAAAAGGTTGTAAGCGACAAAAAACTCGCTGTCGCGGAGGATTTTTCTTTCTACCTTCAAAAATATCCAGGCGCGATGTCGTTTCTGGGGTCGGGAAACAAGGATAAAGCCGCCTCACACCCTCATCATTCTCCTTATTTTGACATCGACGAAGATGCTCTGACGCTCGGGGTTGGGATGTTTTTAAACTTGCTCAAAGAAAGACTCGGAGGCTGA